caaacaaaaaacacgttttttcTCTGTGTTGCTGTTtagtgtgtgggggggggggggggggctgcgATCTTATCACGCAGCCTCGCGAGCCGCAAGGGTGAAGAAGATCGCGGTCCGTTCGCGGTCGATCGGTAAAGCTCGATGATCGGCGAAACTTGCGCAGTAGTGTATTGGCCGGTGCGTTCGACGGATCGATCACGATGATGGCAAGCTTCTCGTCCCCGCTGGTGGCAACAACAATCGCCGGAACCGTTGCGACCGTACTACTGCTGGCGGTGCTGCTGCACCCGCCCGTCGGGGCGCAGGAACTGTTTGCCTTTCCGGCGGATGTAGTGGTTAGCCCGAACTTGGAAAATGCCCGTGTAAGTAGACGCGCCACAGGGAAGGAAGGCTCAAAAGGTTATCATCCAATCGGTGGTGGTAGCACAGAACGGGCACACCAAAAAACCCCCAAAACGATCAATAAGTGTGCGTGAAGTATAGAAATGGCCTTATTTGTGTGTTTAACACGTTCAGAGTGGTCTTCTTTGCAGTTGCTAAAGCATGCAGGAATTTAGCATCAAGCATCGGGAATTTACATAGATTCTAAACCGGTATCTCGCTCTTCCTCAGAACCGGTGGGATGGTTGGTTGGGCCCGGGGTTCTGCGTTAGGAAGCATCGGACGAGTCCGAATGAACAATCAAACAGGTTAACCTTGAGCAAAGTGAGCCAATAATTAGTGGATTTACCGAATTGATCAATCGCACGCCGTTTTGAACAGGGCTTTGAAGCACAGAATGATCGTTTTTTGCCAACTTGGCTGtttaagaaaaaacaaactacaaaaaccttttttttttttgagttccCCTTTTGACCTACACTGGCAGACACGGAAGTGAAAGTTGAACTGTGGATGAGTCCAGCACATAAAAGGCGAAAGTGGGAACTATGCAAAAAACAGTGGGTGagggagagagcaaaaaaaaaggggaaattaatttgcacaaaaaatcaTTACATTTTCCTCAtttcttttcccattttttcaATTCCTTTCAAACAGAATCGCACGCCCGTCTACATACCGGGCAAGTGTAGCACGAACGAAATTCTCTATCCCGGCGATCACGACAGCGATTGGGTGTGTGACTGCCGTCCAGGTAAGTGGCAGCGATCGCGCTTTCCCTCTCGAGCGGCACACTTATTTGATTACACACTATTCCCCGCGTTTCAGGATACGTGTACTCCCCACCGCAGGACAGCTGCTATCCACTGTTCCAGCAGGGCTTCTGTCAGCCGGGCGAGTACGTGGATCTGGCCCGCCCGTCGATGATAGTCAAGTGTACGCGCAACGTGTGCACGGGCAGGAACGAGGTACCGTACCGGGAGCAGTGCGTAAAGCTGCACCAGAACAATCGGCTGTGCAAGATCGAGCGACGCGTCAGCTGGGTGATTGGCGTTAACATTACCACGCTCGAGCTGGACTGTATCGCGGGCACGACCGACCTGCTCGAGATCACGGTCAACAACCGCAACATGGAGGATGGGGACGAAACGGACGCGCCCGTTGCGATGAAAATGGTGCAGCCCGTCTACTTCAAGGATGCCAAGCTGTGCCAGAATGGCACCAAATCCATGTACAATGGACGATGCCCGTAATCTCCCTGGCCCGCCTTGGATTACGACCTCTACTGCCCATTCGGAAAGGGTGGGGAAGGGAGGGGAGGAGGTTCATCCCTCTGTGTATTATCTGCAAATAAAAAGGGCTTCCAGCTGCTAGTGTGTTTCTAAAGTGTGTCAGTACTTTTCTTGCTTTTCGCTCGCTGCACTTCGCCCGGTTCGTCGGCCgactcgtcgtcgtcgaggGACCGTGCGAAGCGCTGCTGCTTGTGCTTCTGGCTTTCGACCGCCTGCATGAACGGGGACTGGTGAAACTCGGACCAGTTGATGAACTCGTTGAACAGTGTCAGCACCTGCGCCGGCGTGAGCTCACCGAATTCggtgaaaatgttaaaattgtCCACATAGTCGTTCGAGGACAGGGGGACCGATTTTAACAGCTGGCTGGGTAGCACACCGCGAGTGGGGTCCTTTTTCGACGACGATTTGCGCGTGTAGTTCGAGTTTAGTATTAGGCGTGCTCCACAGTGCGGTATCCAGTGTCTGTGGAAAGAGGAGCGAAAGGTTCATTGGGAAACATTCGTTCACAACGTTCGGTGTAGACGGTCCGGCCCATTACTCACTCTAGCGACGGGATGATGCGGTTTCGCCTGCTTACGTAATGCTGCGTTACAAACGACGCAAACAGGCCCAGATTGTCGGGCAGCAGATGGTCGAACAGGTTGCGGCGCGGTACGATCCTCACCAGATACCACTCTTCCGCACCGTCCTCGATGAGTTGCTTGTGCAGCGTGCGAAGCTTCTTGGTGCCGCCGGTCGTACACCAGGGAAGGAAGTGTTTGCTCGGCACCTTGCCCAGGAACTCGTGCTCGAAGTACAGCTGAAACACTATCGTACCGCCGCGGTACAGCTTGTAGCCGGCATCTTTGGTGGAGGCAATGTGCTGCAGAGGGAGAATGTGTTATTAAAGTAAAGTCACCACCACACAGCAAACAATTCAACTTACCGAGAAAAGTAGCGGAGACATTACGAGAAACATTTCATACCGGCCGAGCGAAAAGAATTCCGACTGCAGCGTGATCGAGTTCATCAGATAGCGCAGATACTTGACGGTGCCGATGACCGAAAACAGCCGAAAGCTGACCTCTTCCTGCCACTTTCTGTGCGGAATGCCGCTCAGCATGCCGCACACCCGCTGCCCATTGTCGAACCCGTCCAGGTACGACAATCGCCACAGCCCGTTGAAATCTCCTATCCGGAGTGCATCCTTTGGCAGGTTGAATGTGGCGTTTAGTCGCGCTTCGAACGATGCATCCGTTTCGTACAGGCGCAGGTTGTGCACGTTGCGCTGCACGAGCTGTTCGGTCAGCAGACCTGGGCCGGGATTTACCTCCACCAGCAACCGATCGGCCGGAAGGTCTTGTGTCAGCACATCGGCGATGCGGGCGGCCGTCGTGCGATTTGCGAGGTAAAAGCGTTCGGTACTGAGGGAGCTTTTGCGTAGGATCGAGGGAGGGAATTGTTTCAGCACGGACGCATCCATGCCGGGTGTGGTTTGAAAGTATTCAAGCACATGTTTCGGTATGGCAGTATCGGCtgtggtggtgctgtttgctgctgccgatgctgctgcagGTGCCTTAGGTTTCCTAACACGTGGTGTTTTGGGTTTAGTTGCTACGGCATCGTTCACTATCGTTCGGCAGAGCGATGTTTGTGCACTTCGCCAGCGGGGAAATATACGTTGCAGCATGTGTAAGCTGTTGCTCGTCATGCCGGACCTGATGATCACGTAATTCGTAGTCCCCGGCTGAAAACGTTACGAACCACGAGTTTTGTGgtattatttgtttacaaCGTTTCGCAATGATCGGCGGCGATGTTATGATTTAACTGTCatattgattttgacagttttatTCGCCGATAGGTTACAGCAAATGGTCGAATACTTGTAAACCAAGGTTCACGCATTCCAGCAATGGTTTTTGTTCAACATTTTGCCATGAAAcagcttttcctttctttttgaatgtttcatgtgatttttttcattataagATGCACAAAATGCTTATCCGCAAcgtaaaataatttttctCGAGCAGCATACCGATAGCGCATGTATGCACCTTGCGCACCGTCCTGCCAAAAGTGCTCGATTCCATGGCCGTCACAACATCTGCTCGAATACGTTCGTTAGGACGTGGCCGAGTCGATACCGATGCGATTCCACGCGTCAACATAACTTCAAAATACAACTTCATTAAATGTAACTTCGTGCAGCGCACGTCTGCCCGTACGCTTATTCTGCTGCCGCGTCCAGTTGTAAATACTGTTTTTGCCACTGTGGTGTTGTCTGAAGCGAAATACATCGTCGCACCCCGCGAGAATAGAAGTTGAACCGGAACAATGCAAAAGTTTTtcgtgctactgctgctggcccTGCCGGCCGTTCTGCTGACGGTGAACACCGGTAAGTTTGGCTGGGGATTGGTAAAACTCGTCCCCCAAGTGGACGAGCTCAACGTGGCAGCCCCGTTGTGGtctcgcgcgtgtgtgtgtagggaTTTGGTTTCGGGTTTACTAACCGCGGTCACTCCGTCACTCTCCCGTTCTGTGCAGGTTCGAGTCCGTTCGCCTTTGCCGCCGAAGACGAGCTGGACGAGGAGCTGGTCGATGTGGAGACGGAAGATGCCGCCGTCGTGGCAGACGAAACCGAGCCGGAGGATGATCTCGAAACGACCAAGTCGCCGGATGCGGACACGTACCTGCTCTTCACCCGGCCCCTGCACGCGTCCGGCTCGCAGCTCGAACTGCCCGCTGGCTATCCGGTAGAGTTCCTGGTCGGCTTCACGAACAAGGGCCAGTTTGAGGATTTCGTCGTCGAGTCGGTGGAAGCCTCGTTCCGGTACGCGATGGACTTTAGCTACTTCATCCAGAACTTCTCCGCCGTGCCGTACAACCGCGAGGTGAAGCCGGGCCACGAGGCGACCGTCGCGTACTCGTTCCTGCCGACCGAATCCTTCGCCGGGCGTCCGTTCGGGCTGAACATTGCGCTCAACTATCGCGATGGCCGCGGCAACCAGTTCAGCGAGGCCGTGTTCAACGAAACCGTCCAAATCACCGAGGTGGACGAGGGGCTGGACGGTGAGACGTTCTTCCTGTATGTGTTTCTGGCCGCGATCGTGattctgctgctggtgctcggCCAACAGTTCCTCGGCTCGTACGGCAAGCGGAAACGCCCGACGGCGGCCCGCAAGGTCGTGGAAACCGGCACCGCCAGCACGAAGGACGTCGACTACGAATGGATCCCGTCGGAAACGTTGAAGCAGCTCCGTAAGTTCTGGCGAGACATAGCGGAAAGCGGAACGGTGCGCTAATTGtctattttcccccttttttctccTCCAAACAGAAAACTCCCCCAAGGGTGCTCCCAAGTCGTCCCCGAAGCAGAGCCCCCGGCAGCGAAAGGCGAAGGCGCACTAAACTCCCCCGCCAGGCGTCCGTGAGACAGTGAAAGGCTCGTTCGCGCCCACCCACCCCTCCGTGTGCTGGTGTGCACTTTATCACCACAACTCATCCCTTTTCCTCCCTGCTTTCCTGCCACCCCCATCCCACTCCGCTCTGTCACAGTGTCGTAAACATCGTATCATTTTCCCATGTAGAGAAGCGCAGCAGTGTTGCTACATTTTCATCATCTCTCCCCTTGATGATGCATCCTTCGGCGCATCAGGCAACTTAGAATGTAATTGTCCCCTTTTCCGCTGTGTACACTCGTGAGACTGCAACCGAATGAGAATGGTTAGAGaatagagagagcgagagagaggaaaagggAGAAGAGCCCAAAAAGTGCAGCAATACTCCTTCCCCCCCCATCCCGTCAAAAAGAAGGTGTCACGGTGCATCAGGCAGCAATCAGACGTGTTTAGGCgcttccagcagcaacaacagtagGACGTTTAGTAGACGGGCTTATTGCTCTTCTCCGTTACGATCACAGCTAAGCAAGCAGGCACAAAACAAGTTCAGTTAAGATTCGCGGAGATTGGCTTGTCGTCCGTTTTTTCCCCATCCAGAGAAGGGCTCGTTCGGTTGAAATTATAATTACGTTTCTTCATGATTATTACGTTCGTCGTTCGGTAGTCGTTACTAGGGCGCACCTCATCATCACCTCAGCGCCGCTGCAATGAGGCAACTGGGTATAACTTTACTCAATGGAGTCGAtaggaaaggattttttttctgtcatttTTTGTCCGTAGTTAAACTGTTTTTTACTACTAATTTAATGAGAAGAAAGCATGTGAACACAGAGAAATAAAAGAGAagataacaaacaaaacaacggtACTGCTGCGGTGCATGCGTATTGCAGAGAGAAACCAACTTAAtaagtttcttcttcttcctcagACAAACAATGTAAAGCATCTAAATGCATTTCCAATGTGAGTCAAACAAGGGTTAACGactttcaaaatcaaaactcTAATTGTTTATCTAATGGTATTCTCTCtcacagcaacagcatcgaTGCTTGCACGTTATTCGACCGAGACCGAAGCGCCACCAGGTGGCGGGTGACAGAAGCATTGGAGCTTGCGTGCAAGAATGACAGCAACGAATTTTGCCGTTTCAAAAGCCACGTGGTGGTTGCGTTTTGAAATTCCAGTTGCTTCGTGCTTGCTTTCCCTGTCGGTCGTAACATTTCTTAGAAACACTAAAATAACAGTAATTCTCATGCGATTGTTTATGTTCTTTCTTTAGGGCATTTCACTCGATTAACTCTTAACGGTCCCACTCTCCTGTGAGATAACAGGTCCTTTCTTCGTCGCCTTATTCCCCTCAATTCCGTACAACTCACTTTCCCTGGATTCTGTGTATCAGCTTTTAATCTTTCCAACAAAATCATTACCCCTATTACTGGCTCCATGGATAGATAGAGGACAGACCACCCGGGGACATCAGTGACGCTGATGGTGGTTGCTGTCAGCCGCCCAGTGAGATAGTTTAACGATTTGTTTTTGAAGGGAAATCCCACTCCCCCTGAGTTACCGTAATCGGGGACATACGCACAAGCATGATAAAGGATAAGCAAAAGGAATTCAACCTCACCGACATGGAAAAGGGGATTGAGAACAACTTTATCAACCAATGGCAACGGTTACAAGCCCATCGTACGGGCCCCTTGTCGTGTCTAATCGACGTGTTACCGTGCGCCCC
This is a stretch of genomic DNA from Anopheles merus strain MAF chromosome 2R, AmerM5.1, whole genome shotgun sequence. It encodes these proteins:
- the LOC121588227 gene encoding uncharacterized protein LOC121588227, translating into MMASFSSPLVATTIAGTVATVLLLAVLLHPPVGAQELFAFPADVVVSPNLENARNRTPVYIPGKCSTNEILYPGDHDSDWVCDCRPGYVYSPPQDSCYPLFQQGFCQPGEYVDLARPSMIVKCTRNVCTGRNEVPYREQCVKLHQNNRLCKIERRVSWVIGVNITTLELDCIAGTTDLLEITVNNRNMEDGDETDAPVAMKMVQPVYFKDAKLCQNGTKSMYNGRCP
- the LOC121588219 gene encoding dimethyladenosine transferase 2, mitochondrial — translated: MTSNSLHMLQRIFPRWRSAQTSLCRTIVNDAVATKPKTPRVRKPKAPAAASAAANSTTTADTAIPKHVLEYFQTTPGMDASVLKQFPPSILRKSSLSTERFYLANRTTAARIADVLTQDLPADRLLVEVNPGPGLLTEQLVQRNVHNLRLYETDASFEARLNATFNLPKDALRIGDFNGLWRLSYLDGFDNGQRVCGMLSGIPHRKWQEEVSFRLFSVIGTVKYLRYLMNSITLQSEFFSLGRYEMFLVMSPLLFSHIASTKDAGYKLYRGGTIVFQLYFEHEFLGKVPSKHFLPWCTTGGTKKLRTLHKQLIEDGAEEWYLVRIVPRRNLFDHLLPDNLGLFASFVTQHYVSRRNRIIPSLEHWIPHCGARLILNSNYTRKSSSKKDPTRGVLPSQLLKSVPLSSNDYVDNFNIFTEFGELTPAQVLTLFNEFINWSEFHQSPFMQAVESQKHKQQRFARSLDDDESADEPGEVQRAKSKKSTDTL
- the LOC121588226 gene encoding translocon-associated protein subunit alpha, with amino-acid sequence MQKFFVLLLLALPAVLLTVNTGSSPFAFAAEDELDEELVDVETEDAAVVADETEPEDDLETTKSPDADTYLLFTRPLHASGSQLELPAGYPVEFLVGFTNKGQFEDFVVESVEASFRYAMDFSYFIQNFSAVPYNREVKPGHEATVAYSFLPTESFAGRPFGLNIALNYRDGRGNQFSEAVFNETVQITEVDEGLDGETFFLYVFLAAIVILLLVLGQQFLGSYGKRKRPTAARKVVETGTASTKDVDYEWIPSETLKQLQNSPKGAPKSSPKQSPRQRKAKAH